A section of the Hugenholtzia roseola DSM 9546 genome encodes:
- a CDS encoding OmpA family protein: protein MKAYFSFVFAPIAAFTIPFARWISLLGLCLSFFLSASLFAQKREKDRNKLATETFAPIAKSSAVQCPTLVFPNVGYLDYYQNPSLYMQITKLKRENDNLNLQKALHQYVSNFGIQNFLQESQLIWLYAETALINKDSTLSKELFRLAIKHHRGDKVRLFKAYDSLTFREKIVYVPLEKYYNFIERWQLVDSLRPPEDLGSPIGGAINSPFEDYGLSMGENDSVIYFTSKRLVEDTSDIVKKINMKFDENLYRSTKIGEDYWSEPERLDILNSTHSEGSPTVSPDGKTIVFARCEAADGFGNCDLYISYKLDTAWSEPVNMGKGINSYAWESHPSFSITGDTLYFASDRKGGFGGTDIYFTLRDKRNRWREAVNLGAIINTQFSELSPFIHKKEDLLYFSSNGHLNNFGGFDIFKAYKIAPNQWCEPKNLGPFVNTEGHEMYFTIDSESRLLFYAKAAKKNLDPASEKIISEKRKYENSDLFSFQLPMEAQARAIVRFTGRVTESYTGEVFEGMVIVYDLEEKTPIAPRELREDGTFEFELIDERKYLLIVSGENFFRIEEIFELHGDTHKDIEAKRATASSSDGTQIETIQFKSIEFQTASARILPSMENDLHLVIDFLVEHPNSHLEIRGHTDAAGKAEENLKLSQERADAIRDYILSYGRIEESRIKALGLGSTQPLVSPEVTEEDRRTNRRVEFKISLHEEG from the coding sequence ATGAAAGCCTATTTTTCCTTCGTCTTCGCGCCCATTGCTGCTTTTACGATTCCTTTTGCACGCTGGATAAGCCTGCTGGGGCTGTGTCTTTCTTTTTTCCTTTCTGCTTCGCTTTTTGCCCAAAAGCGCGAAAAAGACCGCAACAAATTAGCTACCGAAACTTTTGCACCGATAGCCAAATCCTCGGCAGTGCAGTGTCCGACGCTGGTATTTCCAAATGTAGGCTATTTGGATTATTATCAAAATCCTTCGCTTTATATGCAAATTACGAAACTCAAACGCGAAAATGATAACCTCAACCTACAAAAAGCCCTGCACCAATACGTGAGCAATTTCGGTATCCAAAACTTTTTGCAAGAGAGCCAACTCATTTGGCTTTATGCCGAAACCGCCCTTATCAATAAGGACAGCACACTTTCAAAGGAACTTTTCCGCTTGGCAATCAAGCACCATCGAGGCGACAAAGTGCGCCTTTTTAAAGCCTACGATTCACTGACCTTTCGCGAAAAAATTGTATATGTACCCTTAGAAAAGTATTACAATTTTATAGAAAGGTGGCAATTAGTAGATTCGCTGCGCCCGCCCGAAGATTTGGGTTCGCCCATTGGGGGTGCTATCAATTCGCCTTTTGAAGATTACGGACTTTCTATGGGCGAAAATGATAGCGTGATTTATTTTACTTCTAAAAGGTTAGTGGAAGATACGAGCGACATTGTAAAGAAAATAAATATGAAATTTGATGAAAATTTGTATCGCTCTACTAAAATAGGAGAAGATTATTGGAGCGAACCCGAAAGGTTAGACATTCTCAATTCTACACATAGCGAAGGTTCGCCTACCGTTAGTCCTGATGGAAAGACGATAGTTTTTGCGCGTTGTGAGGCGGCAGATGGTTTTGGCAACTGCGATTTGTATATTTCCTACAAGTTGGATACGGCTTGGTCAGAGCCTGTCAATATGGGCAAAGGCATCAATAGTTATGCTTGGGAATCGCACCCTTCTTTTTCTATCACAGGCGATACGCTTTATTTTGCTTCGGATAGAAAAGGCGGCTTTGGTGGCACAGACATCTATTTTACCTTGCGCGACAAGCGCAACCGTTGGCGTGAGGCAGTGAATTTGGGGGCAATTATCAACACCCAATTTAGCGAATTAAGCCCTTTTATACACAAAAAAGAAGATTTACTTTATTTTAGCTCGAATGGACACTTAAATAATTTTGGCGGTTTTGATATTTTTAAAGCCTACAAAATTGCCCCTAATCAATGGTGCGAACCCAAAAACTTGGGACCTTTTGTCAATACCGAAGGGCATGAAATGTATTTTACCATCGATTCCGAATCGCGCTTGCTTTTCTATGCAAAGGCTGCCAAGAAAAATTTAGACCCTGCTTCCGAAAAAATCATATCTGAAAAACGAAAATATGAAAATTCCGACCTTTTTTCGTTCCAACTGCCGATGGAAGCACAGGCGCGTGCCATTGTGCGCTTTACAGGTAGGGTTACGGAGTCTTATACGGGGGAGGTCTTCGAGGGCATGGTCATTGTGTATGATTTGGAGGAGAAAACGCCGATTGCGCCACGTGAGCTGCGCGAAGATGGCACTTTCGAGTTTGAATTGATTGATGAAAGAAAATATCTTTTAATTGTAAGTGGAGAAAACTTTTTTAGAATAGAAGAAATCTTCGAACTACATGGCGATACGCACAAAGACATCGAAGCCAAACGCGCCACTGCCTCCAGCAGTGATGGCACACAGATAGAAACGATACAATTTAAGTCAATAGAATTTCAGACGGCAAGCGCACGAATTTTACCCTCGATGGAAAACGATTTGCACTTGGTCATCGATTTTTTGGTAGAACACCCCAATAGCCACTTGGAAATTCGCGGACACACCGACGCGGCAGGCAAAGCCGAAGAGAACCTCAAACTTTCGCAGGAGCGGGCAGATGCCATTCGCGACTACATTCTTTCTTATGGTAGGATTGAGGAAAGCCGCATCAAAGCCTTAGGCTTAGGCTCGACGCAGCCGCTGGTTTCGCCCGAAGTAACGGAAGAAGACCGTCGGACAAATCGGCGTGTGGAGTTTAAAATTAGCCTACACGAAGAAGGGTAG
- the cmr3 gene encoding type III-B CRISPR module-associated protein Cmr3 encodes MTIEIEALDTLFFRDGKPFSMGDDAWANSMFPPLPSVLYGAIRTAYMAQKNIAIDDIIKETENLRIKQIAYKVTTLARNSRKHVTYLSYPIPLDLVMEKDFDTLAKINEKEYKSYDVRLTTQVARPYCHLNHLSLQTEKILSYNKEVEVENIEDGILTDTAINNYLKGKINGSIEATKISDAYKTEAKIGIARQNTTRTADEGKLYRMNMLRPNDVKICIEFTGLDDFAPKGLLRLGAENKLAVYEKTEIHVLNTPKELGENFKIYLATPAIFTNGYYPTKVFENANLQVELTTCAVGKYLNVGGFDMQKREPKPMQKAVPAGSVYYFRLKKGNFQDLVKQLQETGISETEQSQKEGFGIAYIAKI; translated from the coding sequence ATGACCATAGAAATTGAAGCCTTAGACACGCTATTTTTCCGAGACGGAAAACCATTCAGTATGGGCGATGACGCTTGGGCAAACAGTATGTTTCCGCCCTTGCCGAGTGTTTTATATGGTGCTATTCGCACCGCTTATATGGCGCAGAAAAACATTGCCATTGATGACATCATCAAAGAAACTGAAAATTTGAGGATTAAGCAGATTGCTTATAAGGTTACAACTCTTGCAAGAAACAGCAGAAAACATGTAACTTATTTATCTTATCCGATTCCGTTAGATTTAGTAATGGAAAAGGATTTTGATACTCTTGCAAAAATCAATGAGAAAGAATATAAAAGCTATGATGTAAGGCTAACTACGCAAGTAGCCCGCCCCTATTGTCATCTTAATCATCTTTCACTTCAAACCGAAAAAATACTCAGTTACAACAAAGAGGTTGAGGTTGAGAATATCGAAGACGGAATTTTGACTGATACCGCTATTAACAACTACTTAAAGGGAAAGATTAATGGTTCAATTGAAGCTACCAAAATTTCAGATGCGTATAAGACCGAAGCCAAAATTGGGATTGCAAGACAAAATACGACGAGAACTGCTGACGAGGGGAAATTGTACCGAATGAATATGTTACGTCCCAATGATGTAAAAATTTGTATTGAATTTACAGGCTTAGATGATTTTGCACCAAAAGGATTGCTACGTTTAGGAGCTGAAAACAAGTTAGCTGTTTATGAAAAGACTGAAATACATGTCTTAAACACTCCAAAAGAGTTAGGTGAAAATTTCAAAATATATTTGGCAACCCCTGCTATTTTTACCAACGGTTATTATCCAACTAAAGTATTTGAAAACGCCAATTTACAAGTAGAACTTACGACTTGCGCAGTAGGAAAGTATTTGAATGTTGGCGGCTTTGATATGCAAAAGCGCGAACCGAAGCCGATGCAAAAAGCAGTGCCTGCGGGCAGTGTGTATTATTTCCGTTTGAAAAAAGGAAATTTTCAAGACTTAGTAAAACAGTTGCAAGAAACGGGTATTTCGGAAACCGAACAAAGCCAAAAAGAAGGTTTTGGCATCGCTTATATTGCAAAAATTTAA
- the lon gene encoding endopeptidase La: MIFSEVIESDSMPQDSEEASQDTAPKEILILPIRNTVLFPQVIMPITVGREKSANLVQHANKNNLHIGIVTQKDAQAEDPHIEHLQGVGVAARILKKITLPDGNLTIIVQGLHRFAIEEQVAFEPFLKVRYTKLADLSINLENKKDKALLSTIKDNVKKMVELSPDIPSEAQDAIENIDRPEFLVNFICTHINLDSKEKQQLLEQTTFAERGKKLLKFLSRELQLLELKHDISTKTHNDLEQQQRDYFIRQQIKTLQDELSDNSGQDSERLAKRGAEKNWGNPKVEATFQKELEKFARQNPQSPEYGIALNYLELMLDLPWATYSEVEFDLKKAQEILDQDHYGLQKVKERILEFLAVLKLKGSHSGSILCLHGAPGVGKTSLGKSIAKALGREYVRLSLGGMKDESEIRGHRRTYIGAMPGRIIQNLKKAGTSNPVFVLDEIDKVGNDFRGDPASALLEVLDPEQNHAFNDHYLEVDYDLSKVFFIATANDLSTLHPALRDRMEIIDLSGYTTEEKLEIGKRHLFPKQRTENGLKAKDLKITDEALLTLIEGYTREAGVRNFEQKIAALCRKIAKSVALEEKYSKTISPAQVEKLLGAPIFERENHQPYTTAGIAMGLAWTQVGGEVLYIESLLSKGRGKLTLSGRLGEVMKESAMTALSFLRAHAEKFGIEAQIFEQYDLHIHIPAGAVPKDGPSAGITLLTAMVSAYTRRKVKSTIAMTGEITLQGKVLPVGGIKEKILAAKRLGVYELILCQKNKKEVDEIENFYKEKLNFHFVENAHQVIELALSDQMADDLKIEVRKNTSENKKRRPKRTS; this comes from the coding sequence ATGATATTTTCAGAAGTTATAGAATCGGATTCTATGCCACAAGATTCCGAAGAGGCAAGCCAAGACACTGCGCCTAAGGAAATCCTGATACTTCCTATCCGAAATACGGTACTCTTTCCGCAGGTGATTATGCCAATTACGGTTGGGCGTGAAAAGTCGGCAAATTTGGTGCAACACGCCAATAAAAACAACCTCCATATCGGTATCGTTACCCAAAAAGATGCGCAAGCAGAAGACCCCCACATCGAGCATTTGCAGGGCGTTGGGGTGGCGGCGCGTATTCTCAAAAAAATCACCCTCCCTGATGGCAACCTGACCATTATCGTACAGGGCTTGCACCGTTTTGCCATCGAGGAGCAAGTTGCTTTCGAGCCTTTTTTGAAGGTGCGCTATACAAAACTTGCCGATTTAAGCATCAATTTAGAAAATAAGAAAGACAAGGCTTTGCTTTCTACCATCAAAGACAATGTCAAGAAGATGGTAGAATTGAGTCCTGATATTCCTTCCGAAGCCCAAGATGCGATAGAAAACATCGACCGCCCCGAATTTCTGGTCAATTTTATCTGTACGCACATCAATCTGGATTCGAAAGAAAAACAGCAACTTTTAGAACAGACTACCTTTGCCGAGCGCGGTAAAAAATTGCTCAAATTTTTGAGTCGTGAGCTACAACTTTTAGAACTCAAACACGACATCAGCACCAAAACGCACAACGATTTGGAGCAGCAGCAGCGCGATTATTTTATCCGCCAACAAATCAAGACCCTACAAGACGAACTTTCCGACAATAGCGGACAAGATTCAGAACGCCTTGCCAAGCGAGGGGCAGAAAAAAATTGGGGCAACCCCAAAGTAGAAGCTACTTTTCAGAAGGAACTCGAAAAATTTGCCCGCCAAAACCCACAATCACCCGAATATGGCATTGCCCTCAATTATTTAGAATTGATGCTCGACCTGCCCTGGGCTACTTATTCCGAAGTGGAGTTCGATTTGAAGAAAGCACAAGAAATTTTAGACCAAGACCATTACGGTCTGCAAAAGGTAAAGGAGCGCATTTTAGAATTTTTGGCAGTTTTGAAGCTCAAAGGTTCGCATAGCGGTTCTATTTTGTGTCTGCATGGCGCACCGGGTGTGGGCAAAACTTCTTTGGGCAAGTCCATTGCAAAGGCGTTGGGGCGCGAATATGTCCGCCTTTCTTTGGGGGGTATGAAAGATGAGTCGGAAATTCGAGGGCATCGCCGCACTTATATTGGGGCTATGCCGGGGCGCATTATCCAAAACCTGAAAAAGGCAGGAACATCTAACCCCGTTTTTGTTCTCGATGAAATTGATAAGGTCGGCAATGATTTTAGAGGCGACCCTGCTTCTGCACTCTTGGAGGTTTTAGACCCTGAACAAAATCACGCCTTCAACGACCACTATTTAGAAGTGGATTACGACCTCTCTAAGGTCTTTTTTATCGCCACAGCGAATGATTTAAGCACGCTGCACCCTGCCTTGCGCGATAGAATGGAAATCATAGACCTTAGCGGCTATACCACCGAAGAAAAACTCGAAATCGGAAAAAGACACCTTTTCCCAAAACAGCGCACCGAAAACGGTTTGAAGGCGAAAGACCTTAAAATTACCGACGAGGCACTTCTGACCCTAATAGAAGGCTACACGCGCGAGGCGGGCGTGCGCAATTTCGAGCAAAAGATAGCCGCTTTGTGCAGAAAAATTGCCAAATCGGTAGCCTTAGAAGAAAAATACAGCAAAACCATTAGCCCTGCACAGGTAGAAAAACTCTTGGGCGCACCCATTTTCGAGCGCGAAAATCATCAGCCCTACACCACAGCAGGGATTGCGATGGGGCTTGCCTGGACGCAGGTAGGCGGCGAGGTGCTTTACATCGAAAGCCTTTTGAGTAAGGGGCGTGGCAAACTCACCCTTTCGGGGCGTTTGGGCGAAGTGATGAAAGAATCTGCCATGACTGCGCTCTCTTTTCTAAGGGCGCATGCGGAAAAGTTTGGTATTGAAGCGCAAATTTTCGAGCAATACGACCTACACATCCACATTCCTGCGGGTGCAGTGCCAAAAGATGGTCCTTCGGCGGGCATTACGCTGCTTACGGCTATGGTTTCTGCCTACACAAGGCGAAAGGTCAAGAGTACGATTGCCATGACGGGCGAAATTACTTTGCAGGGAAAGGTGCTGCCTGTGGGGGGTATCAAAGAAAAAATCTTGGCTGCCAAACGTTTGGGCGTGTATGAATTGATTTTGTGTCAGAAAAACAAAAAAGAGGTAGATGAAATCGAGAATTTTTACAAAGAAAAGCTAAACTTTCACTTTGTAGAAAATGCCCATCAGGTCATAGAACTTGCCCTTTCCGACCAAATGGCAGACGATTTGAAGATAGAAGTCCGCAAAAATACGTCGGAAAACAAGAAGCGCAGACCTAAAAGAACTTCGTAG
- the cmr1 gene encoding type III-B CRISPR module RAMP protein Cmr1, giving the protein MKTITFTCETITPMFLSGADGTTPELRPPSIKGALRFWWRAMNGHRSLEELKAKEDEIFGGTEGRSKVLIRVSTERETVVKGSNILGYGLSNPFDGVKYLLYILFHQQSEREGFNKGTRFKITFSCKDENYLKDFCAAFWIFANLGSIGTRARRGAGAFGIVNVDDKRNVLANFLNFIQVTNQDLQSYLKSNLSSIRNRYPNVHKRPITKSYSTFPQSLYVSKQGFDSWQLCLDNIGSVMRKLRKGQTHKEKSKRTFTMDTLDQKAAFGLPISVFQDNSVNFKNNERRASPVYISVMKNINNKFHWTIFVLEGDFMPKDDFITFSSKKVKFEKEWERENRILISKFLEEIKPLSNQI; this is encoded by the coding sequence ATGAAAACAATCACTTTTACCTGCGAAACCATCACGCCTATGTTCCTTTCAGGAGCAGATGGCACTACCCCCGAATTGCGTCCGCCCTCTATCAAAGGGGCGTTGAGGTTTTGGTGGAGGGCGATGAATGGGCATCGTTCGTTAGAAGAACTTAAAGCCAAAGAAGATGAGATTTTTGGGGGAACGGAAGGGAGAAGTAAGGTTTTGATTAGGGTAAGTACTGAGCGAGAAACTGTTGTAAAAGGTTCGAACATTTTAGGTTATGGTCTTAGTAACCCTTTTGATGGCGTAAAATATCTTCTCTATATTCTCTTTCATCAGCAATCAGAGCGCGAAGGTTTCAATAAAGGCACAAGGTTTAAGATTACGTTTTCCTGCAAAGATGAAAATTACTTAAAAGACTTTTGCGCAGCTTTTTGGATTTTTGCTAATTTGGGAAGCATAGGTACACGAGCAAGACGTGGCGCAGGTGCTTTTGGTATTGTTAATGTTGATGATAAAAGAAACGTTCTCGCTAATTTCTTGAATTTTATCCAAGTTACTAATCAAGATTTGCAAAGTTACTTAAAGTCAAATTTGTCATCAATTAGAAACAGGTATCCGAATGTTCACAAGAGACCAATTACAAAAAGCTACAGTACGTTTCCTCAATCGCTATATGTAAGTAAACAAGGCTTCGACTCATGGCAGTTATGTCTTGATAATATTGGCTCAGTTATGCGAAAACTTCGGAAAGGGCAGACACACAAAGAAAAAAGTAAAAGGACTTTTACTATGGATACACTTGACCAAAAGGCGGCGTTTGGTTTGCCAATCAGTGTCTTTCAGGATAACAGCGTAAACTTTAAAAACAATGAACGAAGAGCTTCTCCGGTTTATATTTCAGTAATGAAAAATATAAACAATAAGTTTCATTGGACAATTTTTGTTTTGGAAGGTGATTTTATGCCCAAAGACGATTTTATTACTTTTTCGAGTAAAAAAGTAAAATTTGAAAAAGAGTGGGAAAGAGAAAATAGGATTTTAATATCTAAGTTTTTAGAAGAAATAAAACCATTGTCAAATCAAATTTAA
- the cmr4 gene encoding type III-B CRISPR module RAMP protein Cmr4: MYQTAKPLFFRTETPLHAGSGSDLGHIDLPIQREKHTDLPNIQSSSLKGAFRQNLEQNVTTDEDKIGVHLVFGYDGDGKDNFPNEVKNFFKNPEDNDFSGSLAFTDARLLFFPIKSFKGVYALATCEQVITKLKREMNHICNLSNAITANIKDVASDKIAVANANFLSIGEKNKEKVILEEYAFEIETSQNAEIGKLVNELNTLMGCDANSDITNRLVILPNEVFRDFTRLSTEVITRIAIDNATGTVKGTALFTEEYLPAESYLYTIVASSNVFQKSEKDDDKDKKRKALFPKVKKDNQDLPMTSHEQVMSFFKDKCKDVMQIGGSSTLGKGIVKLFKNQL, encoded by the coding sequence ATGTATCAAACCGCAAAACCTTTATTCTTTCGCACCGAAACGCCCCTACACGCAGGGAGCGGTAGCGACTTAGGGCATATTGATTTGCCCATTCAGCGTGAAAAACATACGGACTTGCCCAATATCCAAAGTTCAAGCCTCAAGGGTGCTTTCAGGCAGAACTTGGAGCAGAATGTAACAACTGATGAGGACAAAATCGGTGTTCATTTAGTTTTTGGCTACGACGGCGACGGGAAAGACAACTTTCCGAATGAAGTAAAAAACTTTTTCAAAAATCCCGAAGACAATGATTTTTCAGGCTCTTTGGCTTTTACCGATGCTCGTTTGCTCTTTTTTCCCATCAAGTCTTTTAAAGGTGTTTATGCTTTGGCGACTTGTGAGCAGGTGATTACCAAGTTAAAGAGAGAAATGAACCACATTTGTAACCTTAGTAATGCCATCACTGCCAATATTAAAGATGTGGCAAGTGACAAGATTGCTGTTGCCAATGCAAATTTCTTGTCAATAGGTGAAAAGAACAAAGAAAAAGTAATCTTGGAAGAATACGCTTTCGAAATTGAAACATCTCAAAATGCTGAAATTGGTAAGTTAGTCAATGAACTCAATACGCTAATGGGCTGTGATGCCAATTCCGACATCACAAACCGCTTAGTCATTTTACCCAACGAAGTTTTCCGTGACTTTACTCGTCTTTCTACCGAAGTAATTACTCGTATTGCAATAGATAATGCCACAGGCACAGTAAAAGGAACAGCTCTATTCACCGAAGAATACCTGCCTGCTGAAAGCTACCTTTATACGATTGTGGCATCGAGTAATGTCTTTCAAAAATCTGAAAAAGATGACGACAAAGACAAGAAAAGGAAAGCATTATTTCCGAAAGTAAAAAAGGATAATCAAGATTTGCCTATGACCTCTCACGAACAAGTCATGTCTTTTTTCAAAGACAAATGCAAAGATGTTATGCAAATCGGTGGCAGCAGCACACTCGGTAAAGGAATTGTCAAACTCTTTAAAAACCAACTCTAA
- the cas10 gene encoding type III-B CRISPR-associated protein Cas10/Cmr2 — protein MTHLFLFTIGPVQSFIAQARKTQDLYAGSRILSVLITQAMKALLTECPKTEFVFPTDINSDAKPNRFTAVVSTDKDIQSVGNKVKEKTEEYFVKTLGKKVLELQPDSIDQLNDFLKVYWVAHEVTLDAQGEVVNYANEIKQAEKLLGATKNIRYFSQLEEKGRKCALNGEYNVKFYRLSDSDRRNATAQLQKLKNDVGYEPLQDEINTYIIKNKLFVDEEKKVFIVLENDDDTMPLKLLQEGEGLCAVSLLKRHFEFEDENAKNFPSTAKVALLDTLNKNQIAQTYIDLIRSLNRGYADEQIYYEENLTQKYLQKQGYKKLQTELGYKNLKDNFDRMKKSVKDDKLALSKYYAILVFDADGMGSKLEKCKSKAEHQKLSKLLGDYGKKATDFINGDTDYAQYPKVQRGKTIYAGGDDFLGFLNLNHLFDAMQALREMFDKEVNSELDKLGYTDLKLTFSAGVAVAHYKTPLSETLNYARAMEKKAKKVENKSDEKIKKDAFSIAVLKHSGEIHDTTFRWQEGEYWSTEVLQMTTQHLKNKDISDKFIINLSESFAKLLNKEGAWWFDKVKQNQITEQQKDSLNAIFKLELERFAKRAKTKGAPLDVEDFCDKLNTLYANHLPFDLNVQNFLNALHICEFISRHLNKNQKETLNNSQPKTAIAQ, from the coding sequence ATGACACATCTTTTCCTTTTCACCATCGGACCCGTCCAGTCTTTCATAGCACAAGCAAGGAAGACTCAAGATTTGTATGCGGGGAGTCGGATTTTGTCTGTGTTGATTACGCAGGCAATGAAAGCCCTACTAACAGAATGCCCTAAAACCGAATTCGTTTTTCCCACAGATATAAACTCTGATGCTAAACCCAACCGCTTCACTGCTGTTGTATCAACAGATAAAGATATTCAAAGCGTAGGCAACAAAGTCAAGGAAAAAACGGAAGAGTATTTTGTAAAAACCTTAGGCAAAAAAGTTTTGGAATTGCAGCCCGATAGCATTGACCAACTCAACGACTTTTTGAAAGTGTATTGGGTGGCACACGAAGTAACGCTTGATGCCCAAGGCGAGGTGGTAAACTATGCGAATGAAATCAAGCAAGCCGAAAAACTACTTGGTGCCACAAAAAACATTCGCTACTTCTCACAATTAGAAGAAAAAGGGCGTAAATGCGCTTTGAATGGTGAGTATAATGTGAAGTTTTATCGTTTGTCTGATTCTGATAGACGTAATGCCACTGCTCAATTGCAAAAGCTAAAAAATGATGTCGGATATGAACCTCTACAAGATGAAATCAACACTTACATCATAAAAAATAAGCTCTTTGTTGATGAGGAGAAAAAGGTTTTCATAGTTTTAGAAAATGACGATGATACAATGCCCTTGAAACTCTTACAAGAAGGGGAAGGACTTTGTGCAGTTTCACTTTTGAAAAGGCACTTCGAATTTGAAGATGAAAATGCTAAAAACTTTCCTTCAACTGCAAAAGTAGCCTTATTAGACACTTTAAACAAAAACCAGATTGCACAAACTTATATTGACCTGATTAGAAGCCTAAACAGAGGCTATGCAGATGAGCAGATTTACTATGAAGAAAACTTGACTCAGAAGTATTTACAAAAGCAAGGCTACAAAAAATTGCAAACAGAACTAGGCTACAAAAATTTGAAAGACAACTTTGACAGAATGAAAAAAAGTGTCAAAGATGATAAGCTCGCTCTTTCAAAATATTACGCTATCCTCGTCTTCGATGCCGACGGCATGGGAAGTAAATTAGAAAAATGCAAAAGCAAGGCAGAACATCAAAAGTTGTCAAAACTTTTGGGCGATTACGGCAAAAAAGCAACCGATTTTATCAACGGTGATACCGATTATGCCCAATACCCCAAAGTACAAAGAGGCAAAACCATTTACGCAGGTGGAGACGATTTTTTAGGCTTTTTGAACCTCAACCACTTGTTTGATGCAATGCAGGCACTTAGGGAAATGTTTGATAAAGAAGTAAATTCCGAGCTTGATAAGTTAGGTTATACCGATTTGAAACTCACCTTTTCCGCAGGTGTGGCTGTCGCCCATTACAAAACGCCTCTTTCCGAAACTTTGAACTATGCACGTGCGATGGAAAAAAAGGCTAAAAAGGTCGAAAATAAATCTGATGAAAAGATAAAAAAAGACGCTTTTTCGATTGCCGTACTCAAACATTCAGGAGAAATCCACGATACTACCTTTCGTTGGCAGGAGGGGGAGTATTGGAGTACAGAAGTACTTCAAATGACTACTCAGCATCTTAAAAACAAAGATATTTCAGACAAATTTATAATAAACTTATCTGAAAGCTTTGCCAAACTTTTAAATAAAGAAGGGGCTTGGTGGTTTGATAAAGTTAAGCAAAATCAGATTACGGAACAGCAAAAGGATAGCTTAAATGCTATTTTTAAACTTGAATTAGAGCGTTTTGCCAAAAGAGCCAAGACCAAAGGTGCGCCTCTCGATGTGGAAGATTTCTGCGACAAGTTAAATACGCTTTACGCCAATCATCTTCCTTTTGATTTGAATGTTCAAAACTTTTTAAATGCCCTGCACATTTGCGAGTTTATTAGCAGGCATTTGAATAAAAACCAAAAGGAAACTCTAAATAATTCACAACCTAAAACTGCCATTGCACAATGA
- the cmr5 gene encoding type III-B CRISPR module-associated protein Cmr5 — MAIQNLEQKRLIFAMTNAKKDKPYGVMVKKVPALIQTNGLLYTLAYLKKEKPDVFETIRKWHVVEHNNFSFEKTEAKKDDNFLSKILDEKEFSDSDVRLLTLETLNLLKCLKRFVSDEKEEDA; from the coding sequence ATGGCTATACAAAATTTAGAACAAAAGAGGTTGATTTTTGCAATGACAAATGCAAAAAAAGATAAACCTTATGGTGTAATGGTTAAAAAAGTACCTGCACTAATTCAAACGAACGGTTTGCTCTATACTTTGGCGTATTTGAAAAAAGAAAAGCCTGATGTTTTTGAAACAATCCGTAAATGGCATGTTGTAGAACACAACAATTTCAGTTTTGAAAAAACAGAGGCAAAAAAAGATGATAACTTTTTAAGTAAAATTCTTGATGAGAAAGAATTTTCGGACAGCGATGTTAGATTGCTTACCTTAGAAACACTCAACTTGCTTAAATGTCTAAAACGCTTTGTAAGTGATGAAAAGGAGGAGGACGCATGA
- a CDS encoding CRISPR-associated endonuclease Cas6 encodes MKTIRLLRVEFDAPLKSYEVPAFRGAVVAKVGRQHDLFHNHLDDTRYAYRYPLVQYKSLYERATLLCLDEGVDEIHKFFGQPDWALRIGARQAEQMWVHKLDLKSYDLRVEARVFRYHISNWIALNQNSYQEFNQLPTTEACYEYLERKLVGNILSMAKGLNWFIAEKVEARILDLRMPHHTKYKQNKLMDFQAAFETNVFMPNYIGLGGKVSVGYGTIKRVLD; translated from the coding sequence ATGAAAACGATACGCCTTTTGCGAGTAGAATTTGATGCTCCCCTGAAATCGTATGAAGTGCCTGCCTTTCGTGGGGCAGTAGTGGCGAAAGTGGGCAGGCAGCACGACCTTTTCCACAATCATTTAGACGATACGCGCTATGCCTATCGCTACCCTTTGGTGCAGTATAAAAGTTTGTACGAAAGGGCGACGCTACTTTGTTTGGACGAGGGCGTAGATGAAATTCACAAGTTTTTTGGGCAGCCTGATTGGGCGTTGCGCATCGGGGCGCGTCAGGCAGAGCAGATGTGGGTGCATAAATTAGACCTCAAAAGTTATGATTTGCGCGTAGAAGCGCGTGTTTTTCGCTACCACATTTCTAATTGGATAGCTTTAAACCAAAATTCCTATCAAGAATTTAACCAGCTTCCCACTACGGAGGCTTGCTACGAATATTTAGAGCGCAAATTAGTAGGCAATATCCTTTCTATGGCAAAGGGCTTGAATTGGTTTATCGCCGAAAAAGTGGAAGCGCGTATTTTAGACCTGCGCATGCCCCACCACACCAAGTACAAGCAAAACAAGCTCATGGACTTCCAAGCCGCCTTCGAAACCAACGTTTTTATGCCCAATTATATCGGTTTGGGAGGCAAGGTAAGTGTAGGCTATGGCACCATTAAGCGCGTATTGGACTAA